In Salinibacterium sp. dk2585, a single window of DNA contains:
- a CDS encoding acyltransferase family protein: MEGSASPSRQRVRVRVPLWDNARFIAVTLVVVGHAIQRLALEDDVALTVYLFIYAFHMPAFAIISGYFSKPGPPNARQMQKVITDILLPYLIMETIWTVVKGLANWPDGFDPNPSQPSWTLWFLLALGFFRLILPYLALLRWPLAWALLLSIGVGYLTNVDSTFSLSRAIGILPFFVLGWKLHEWNIIERWRVAGSALWWFRCGAIVTFAISASVLWANIDGWREMNLKNWFFYDDAYAQLGGTFWWAGLVRLAIIIVAVILSAAFFVLVPRSNTWFTSFGQATMYIYLLHSFVLYPIRQTTFLREHASVPWLLAMIVVGVLISIALASRPVRRIFRPLIEPKPRWLFAKGEERPPGPSKVDPTGSLRVIPRENRHPPTPKR; encoded by the coding sequence ATGGAGGGATCTGCGTCGCCGTCACGCCAGCGAGTACGCGTGCGCGTGCCGCTGTGGGACAACGCGCGCTTCATCGCCGTGACGCTCGTGGTCGTGGGGCACGCGATCCAGAGGCTGGCGCTTGAGGACGACGTCGCGCTGACGGTCTACCTCTTCATCTACGCCTTCCACATGCCGGCATTCGCGATCATCAGCGGCTATTTCTCCAAGCCGGGGCCGCCGAATGCGCGGCAGATGCAGAAGGTCATCACCGACATCCTTCTGCCGTACCTGATCATGGAGACGATCTGGACGGTCGTGAAGGGCCTCGCGAACTGGCCAGACGGCTTCGACCCCAATCCCTCGCAGCCGTCGTGGACGCTGTGGTTCCTGCTCGCCCTCGGTTTCTTCCGGCTGATCCTCCCCTACCTCGCGCTCCTGCGCTGGCCCCTCGCGTGGGCGCTCCTGCTCTCGATCGGCGTCGGCTATCTCACGAACGTCGACAGCACCTTCTCGCTCTCGCGCGCGATCGGCATCCTGCCCTTCTTCGTACTGGGCTGGAAGCTGCACGAGTGGAACATCATCGAGCGCTGGCGCGTCGCCGGTTCGGCACTGTGGTGGTTCCGCTGCGGCGCGATCGTGACCTTCGCGATCTCGGCGAGCGTGCTGTGGGCCAACATCGACGGCTGGCGCGAGATGAACCTCAAGAACTGGTTCTTCTACGACGATGCCTACGCGCAGCTCGGCGGCACCTTCTGGTGGGCCGGCCTCGTGCGCCTCGCGATCATCATCGTTGCCGTCATCCTCTCGGCGGCCTTCTTCGTGCTGGTGCCCCGCTCCAACACGTGGTTCACCTCGTTCGGGCAGGCGACCATGTATATCTACCTGCTCCACAGCTTTGTGCTCTACCCGATCCGCCAGACCACCTTCCTCCGCGAGCATGCGAGCGTGCCGTGGCTCCTCGCCATGATCGTCGTGGGCGTGCTCATCAGCATCGCCCTCGCCTCCCGCCCCGTCCGCCGCATCTTCCGCCCGCTGATCGAGCCGAAGCCCCGTTGGCTCTTCGCGAAGGGCGAGGAACGCCCGCCCGGGCCGTCCAAGGTCGACCCGACGGGTTCGCTGCGGGTCATCCCCCGTGAGAATCGGCACCCTCCGACCCCGAAGCGGTGA